The Onychomys torridus chromosome 4, mOncTor1.1, whole genome shotgun sequence genome includes a window with the following:
- the Stmn3 gene encoding stathmin-3: MASTVSAYKEKMKELSVLSLICSCFYSQPHPNTIYQYGDMEVKQLDKRASGQSFEVILKSPSDLSPESPVLSSPPKRKDASLEELQKRLEAAEERRKTQEAQVLKQLAERREHEREVLHKALEENNNFSRLAEEKLNYKMELSKEIREAHLAALRERLREKELHAAEVRRNKEQREEMSG; the protein is encoded by the exons CCTACAAGGAGAAGATGAAGGAGTTGTCTGTGCTGTCTCTCATCTGCTCCTGCTTCTACTCACAGCCTCACCCCAACACCATCTACCAGTATGGGG ATATGGAAGTGAAACAGCTGGACAAGCGAGCCTCTGGCCAGAGCTTCGAGGTCATCCTCAAGTCTCCTTCTGACCTATCTCCAGAGAGCCCTgtgctctcctctccccccaaGAGGAAGGATGCTTCCTTGGAGGAGCTGCAGAAGCGGCTGGAGGCAGCTGAGGAGCGGAGGAAG ACGCAGGAGGCTCAGGTGCTGAAGCAGCTGGCAGAGCGGCGTGAGCACGAGCGTGAGGTGCTGCACAAGGCGctggaagaaaacaataactttAGCCGCCTGGCGGAGGAAAAACTCAACTACAAGATGGAGCTGAGCAAGGAGATACGCGAGGCTCATCTCGCGGCCCTGAGAGAGCGGCTACGCGAGAAG GAGCTGCATGCTGCTGAGGTGCGCAGGAACAAGGAGCAGCGGGAGGAAATGTCTGGCTAA